Proteins co-encoded in one Mycobacterium mantenii genomic window:
- a CDS encoding MlaE family ABC transporter permease: MTTQDQRSLNDGRAPDGVATIQEWSAGYVVRHPLASLNTLGEQYILAVRTIEYCMVDLFTGRFQWAEFIRQGAFMAATAVLPTVLVALPIGVTLSIQFALLANQVGATSLAGAASGLAVIRQAASLVAAVLMASAVGSAITADLGSRTMREETDAMEVMGVSVIRRLVVPRFAAAIMVGVALTGITCFVGFLASYLFNVYFQRGAPGSFVATFSSFATTEDMIVALLKAVIYGAIVAVIACQKGLFTKGGPAGVANSVNAAVVESILVLMIVNVGISELYNALFPRTGL; this comes from the coding sequence ATGACCACCCAGGACCAGCGCTCGCTCAACGACGGCCGAGCGCCCGACGGCGTGGCCACCATCCAAGAGTGGTCCGCGGGCTATGTCGTACGGCACCCCCTGGCCTCGCTCAACACCCTCGGTGAGCAGTACATCCTCGCTGTACGCACGATCGAGTACTGCATGGTCGACCTGTTCACCGGGCGCTTCCAATGGGCCGAGTTCATCCGCCAGGGCGCCTTCATGGCTGCCACGGCGGTCCTGCCGACCGTGTTGGTAGCGCTGCCGATCGGGGTGACCCTTTCCATCCAATTCGCGCTGCTGGCAAACCAAGTCGGTGCGACATCGCTGGCCGGTGCGGCCAGTGGACTCGCGGTGATCCGTCAGGCCGCCTCGCTGGTGGCCGCGGTGCTCATGGCATCCGCCGTCGGCTCGGCGATCACCGCTGACCTTGGTTCCCGCACCATGCGCGAGGAGACCGACGCGATGGAGGTCATGGGTGTCTCGGTGATCCGGCGCTTGGTCGTGCCCCGTTTCGCCGCGGCCATCATGGTCGGTGTCGCACTCACCGGAATCACCTGCTTCGTCGGGTTTTTGGCTAGCTACCTGTTCAATGTCTACTTTCAGCGCGGCGCACCGGGCAGCTTCGTGGCGACATTTTCGTCGTTCGCCACCACGGAGGACATGATCGTCGCGCTGCTCAAAGCCGTCATCTACGGGGCGATCGTGGCGGTGATCGCCTGTCAGAAAGGACTTTTCACCAAAGGCGGCCCGGCGGGCGTCGCGAACTCGGTCAACGCCGCGGTGGTGGAGTCGATTCTGGTGCTGATGATCGTCAATG